One region of Schistocerca gregaria isolate iqSchGreg1 chromosome 7, iqSchGreg1.2, whole genome shotgun sequence genomic DNA includes:
- the LOC126281415 gene encoding GTPase HRas-like, which yields MTEYKLVVVGAGGVGKSALTIQLIQNHFVDEYDPTIEDSYRKQVVIDGETCLLDILDTAGQEEYSAMRDQYMRTGEGFLLVFAVNSAKSFEDIGTYREQIKRVKDAEEVPMVLVGNKCDLPSWVVDTNQAREIAKQYGIPFVETSAKTRMGVDDAFYTLVREIRKDKEHRGREKRKRLRGTHKKKRCCLL from the coding sequence ATGACTGAATACAAACTGGTTGTTGTGGGTGCGGGTGGCGTTGGGAAAAGTGCATTGACAATTCAACTTATACAAAATCATTTTGTGGACGAATATGATCCTACAATAGAAGATTCTTATCGGAAACAGGTTGTGATTGACGGAGAGACGTGTTTGTTAGACATATTGGACACAGCAGGTCAAGAAGAATATAGTGCTATGAGAGACCAATATATGAGGACTGGTGAAGGTTTTCTTTTAGTTTTCGCAGTTAACAGTGCAAAATCCTTTGAAGATATTGGAACTTATCGCGAGCAGATCAAAAGGGTTAAAGATGCAGAAGAAGTCCCGATGGTATTAGTTGGGAATAAGTGCGACCTACCATCGTGGGTAGTTGATACAAATCAAGCACGCGAAATAGCCAAGCAGTATGGAATCCCCTTCGTCGAAACATCAGCAAAAACACGTATGGGTGTTGACGACGCATTCTATACCCTTGTACGAGAAATCAGAAAAGATAAGGAGCACAGAGGACGAGAAAAACGAAAAAGATTGAGAGGAACCCACAAAAAGAAGAGATGCTGTTTGCTGTAG